The following are encoded together in the Lactuca sativa cultivar Salinas chromosome 1, Lsat_Salinas_v11, whole genome shotgun sequence genome:
- the LOC111902306 gene encoding uncharacterized protein LOC111902306, producing MFGGAVSTTFPLRLEDVSNSRETLDHQEVFVDPARDECLIFELLELKDDVEDNGSCTWFYLIQVTEQSAVFEAPELQFINLSAIITTVTAQMAISNARQGREAQNLVNVSFIIS from the exons ATGTTTGGTGGAGCAGTTTCCACTACTTTCCCACTTAGGTTGGAG GATGTGAGCAATAGTCGTGAAACTCTTGATCA TCAGGAGGTGTTTGTGGATCCTGCACGTGATGAATGCCTAATATTTGAACTGTTAGAATTGAAAGATGATGTTGAAGACAATGGAAGTTGTACTTGGTTTTATCTGATCCAGGTGACTGAGCAGTCAGCAGTGTTTGAGGCTCCTGAACTCCAATTCATAAACTTGTCAGCTATCATAACAACTGTTACTGCCCAAATG GCCATCTCTAATGCAAGACAAGGAAGAGAAGCACAAAATCTAGTGAATGTATCTTTTATAATTTCATAA